The Amphiura filiformis chromosome 6, Afil_fr2py, whole genome shotgun sequence genome segment TTTATACCACTTACGACAAGAGACTGGAACGCACTACCTCAACACATCACCAGCATCAACGACAGCAACCTCTTCAAGCAAGCAGTAACAGACCTCTacctcaaataatttttttcaaagcgCACCACCTAATCCTACCCGCATTACCCCTCCACCAAGGGGAGTTGGGTAGTAcaactacaagacaagacaagacaagggaTTTAGTTTTATAATATGCAGGTGAATGGAAGTGAAGATTTTGAGGATATTGGTAAAATGTGAATATTTTGGAGTGAATATGTGCAAAAGTCTAATATTTCAATACTGGTTGGATGTCTTGCTcactttaggcattgcttgaattACTTAGTCAAAGAGATATTTAAAATTGGTTGATAACTCTCACAGTTTTGATCCAAATATCAGTCTACACCCAGCTGATGACAGAGAAcagtttctctgaaatattcggaTCAAAATGTGACTGATGTTGACCAGTTTAAAATTTCTCTTTAATGTCTTACACTACATTCACAAAGTTAActggcctcttttttttttttttaatgttgagaAAAGAAATCTTCAAACAGATTAGAAAATGGTGGCAACAATTTCACTGGTGTTTTGCCTCTTTAGCAGGATTTTGGCATCATAGATAGCATAATCACAACATTGGTAAAGAATATATTTACAAATTGTTCATGATTTTGAagacatcataatactaatcgtATTCTTTGAATGCTACCTGCTTTTCAGACCAGAGCCACCAACCAGAGTACCATTACAGCGTGGTGGCAGCAGCAAATCACAGGAACCAGACTTATTTGAACTGCCACCGATGCCTGAAAACTCAGAAGAGGGGTAAGGTCTTTTAGCAATAAGTAACCAAAAATTGAACATGAGTACCAACACGCTTAGCCCAAATTtggtaattttgaaaatatgagTTATCATTGTGAAATTATTGCCCATGCGATGGTGTAGTACCATTGCTTTTACCAAGCCTTTTAAAAACACAGCCCATCCATCTTTTAGTCAAAGCGTTGGTGTCTATCTAAATCAGTAGTTGTGGAAATTGTgccccattttgaaattttgcctGGTATTCCATCGATAAATAACAGCATTTGTGTTATGCTATGGGTTGCGCCATGAAATTTGAGTTTGGGAATCATTGATTCTAAATTATATTTCAGAACAATTTGTGTTTCTTATTCATGGCCAAAGTATTAGAACTCATGTTTACTCTTTTGTTTGCAGTGCAATGCAAACAGTgtaattacatgtatgttgtatATATGTAGGATACACAGATGTAAATCTTTATTTCACTTTTGTATATAACCTCACAGACAAAAAGATGAAGAAGAACCTGAAGACATGTGGGTAGAGAGTCAGCAACATATGTCAGAGTTTGCACGTGAAGAAGACGTTGATGTTATGGATATCGATTCTGATGTGTTCAAGGCATTGCCCCTAGAAGTACAACATGAACTAATTACAGTcaagaaagagaaaggaaagAGGACTTCTTGGAAGAAAATCAAAGAATTGCCAAAGGTaagaaaacacagaaatatttcttaattattaaaaaaaaagctttttaaaCACATAGTTGAAAAACACACTtcacacataactatataatggGATATTTTTGTGGGGTTAATTTTTCGGCGGTTTTAACTGTTCAAAACAGCTTTGTTGTTTCTTTTATTTgtgaataatgaagaaggaggcggcctatatgcttcaccctagcagggcgtaagacaatgcgaaacacaaagtaatatatgcgaggatcggaaataaacgatgcaagctagagaaattataatttaaatggcgtgatttgTGGTTTGAAAAAGCCACATAACTATTGAagcattaaaatattttgaaatgcaGCTTcagtttgtgaaatttgaatttactatatcaaaatgttcattattttATGGTTGTGTATAGTGCATCAGTATGCATGGTGCACATGCAGATATCTTATCACAGAGCTCTTTAACAAATTGTATCATTGCTATTTCGAAAGATCAATGAAGTCCTATAAAAGAAACTAGTTTTTTTACTCGTGTGACCTCCtgccatatgtgatgtgatcgagcaaaatcagtcggaactcggaaatattaaattttcagtttcttataggataataaaaagtatttacaaagctgcattttgcagaaaaccccattgaaattgagcaaccagtaccaaagatatgagcaattaaagagtttccaaaacaacagaaaacatacgcaaatatttcatttgtttgtttggctttatctcaaaatcaatatttctgagtttgactgattttgcttgatcgcatcacatatatgttaCCTGCCAAATACATAATCATGAAATGTTGATTCGTTGGCCATATCTTTGGATGCACAATGAGCAAAGCAAAACTATCTATTATTTGCAACCAACCAATACAATGCTCTTTGTTTTTTCCATTCACCAGCAAGCTGGAGACTTCTCCAACTATCAATTGTCAAAACTTCTGAACAAAGGAAAGATGACTCAACGTTTGGACGAATTACGTAAAGAAATGAAAGTGCGCAACACTGGAGCTGTAGCAAACTTGCTAGATTATGAAAATAACATTGATGAACTCCATGCGGGGCGAATCATGTCCGAAGATAGAGAACATTATGTGCTTGTCAAAAATAAACCGTCCGATAAAAATGCAGATAAAGCCTCCTCAAGTGGTGCTAGTCAAGAAGCTTCTTCTAGTGAAAAATTGGAAGAGGAATTATTGACAGACACCAACAAATCCACAGCTGAAGTCAAAGATAGCAGCACATCATGGGATGTTGATTTGACCGAAATGGAGGATTCTTCACCCACTGCTGAAAAATCTAAGGAAATCTCCGATGCAGTCAAGTCTTTCTTTGCCAAGAATAATTTGCAAGTGCACTCTGGTGCAAATTCAAAAGAGCAAGATCAAACAGACTCAGAAATTCATAGCCAAAAGTTAACAGCAGAAAGTAAAGGTGCAATCAGAACGATATCAGAATCAGAATCCAAAGAGGATGATGTAGAGATAATTAGTGATGGTGAAGTTGATGCATCCCCTCCAATGGATAATGTTGAGATTGTTGATGTGAAGCGTGGCACAAAGACCAGAAATATGCAATCGTTAGTTACCACAGCCATTGACCTCATATATTCTGAGGTCACAGACTCAGGAAAAGAAGGCAATACGGATATGACATCAAGTGGTAAAATTGTTAGTGATGATGTCATTGCATCAAAAAGCCAGGAGAAAGAGCAACTTGTTGAGGAGAAAGCAGAGTCAGATGATGTTATGTCGGATGATGTCATGATTGTGGGTGAAGTTGAGGGCACAAAGAGTTTGAAACAACCAGCAAAGATGTCAAAACCTCCGACAAATATGCAGAAAATGGCAGGCCCTTTCCCTTTCATGTCTTCATTGATGGATAAGCTTATCGCCTCGGCTCTCTCTGACAACTTGGAGGTTAGCGAGGATGTTTTGTCTAAGAGAGCAATGTTGTCAAAAGAGAATGGACAAGATGGGAAACCAGAaatagttggcagtggtgatgaTTCAGGAATGTTAGATAATAGCGATGATTCAGATGGTAAGCCACACAGCTTTGTAGTGACATATCCTTGGTCATAAGTTTTCTTACTTCCTGAAAttgaatattattataaaaaacCCTTACACTTCAGTCAGCTCAAAGAGTTGGACCATTTCTTAAGCTTACATTAACTGAGAGATCCTGGGTGCATCTTATTGATGATTGTCTAAATTCTCTTACTGTCTAAACTAATCTTGAACTACCTATTCAATTGCTGGCTTAGAACAGATCATGTTTGCAGGTCAAGCCTGATAGAAAGAGAGAGATTCAATATCCATATATGTTACAGCCCACCAGGCCACCACAAACTTCTCCAAAAGTCCTGGTCaatgttgttttattttacatttataaAGCATAATGTCAGAAGCTTTAAAATCATATATTATTTGACTTTATACGATATCTTGAAGCGGTGTTATCATTGGCTGCACTTGCCATTTCATGTACAATACATACAAATACAACATTCATGCTTAGTTTGCACTGTTACTAGTTACTCAAACAAAATCAGATTTCCCAACTTTACGAGAGGCTGTGGACAATTACACATATTATCTTGTAACATAGACCAATCTCATTTTGGAATTCATGTCATCATACTTATACCATTGGCGTTTATTAAGTTCTGTAGTCAGAATGATACTGTCAAACCTTTTCACCACAGATGACTTTGTAGAAGTACCCGTCTACCCCGTGAATGACTCACCAAAAGAAGAAGCAAAGCCCCAAACACCTGCATCACCTGTGCTAGAGAGAGAAGTGGTATTAGAACCTGAATCACATGAACATAAAGATGAGAAAGATGTTACTGCTGATGTGATAGATTTGGAAGAAGGGGACATGAACTATGAGGAAGATGCTGATGAACACAATGAGGTGGAAATTGAGGAGGAGGCGGCAAGGTAGAATCAGTTGGGCTTTTCTATttaaatccatactacccctgtggaagatttagctaaagtcttccacagagggagtatgagttttgaatagaattgggtaacttccatttgaaatactcactcccttTGTGAAATgtataagtaaagccataatacagagggagtatgggtttcaaaatgattaacctgaCCAATTAGATTTGAAaagcatactccccctgtggaagatatttccaaaatcttccacagagggagtgtgaatttcaagtggaatagcccattggcattAATATTTAAATGATAGTTTTGATAACACCAGTTTCAGCAAAAaataaatgatatgatatgatgtgatatgatatgataaatATATGAAGTGATGGAAATcagtacatgtagaaaatgacaAGGATGTGTAATTAGGAGTCATGTTCTGAGGATATCATTTGACAAGGTAGACACAGGGCAATGCTAGGCAAACTAAGTGAAATAGGGCAGTAAGGTCTGAGGAGCAGCAAAAACATACACAAATCAGCCCTTTGAAGCCTTCAAAGGTGGCATCAGATGGGCATCTCCTTATATAGGCTGCACTGAGTAGACAAATGttacccatcacatcaaaaccgaccaTTTCGAGGCAGAAATGAAAAAGAAGATTTAAACACTCGGATAAACTGCTTTTCTTAGCGTTAatatgacaccttacttgttgaaatcagacaCAGTAATAATGTTTTATGAGGCACaacaagctcaaatttctttttgttttctttatattttctcatcttctttcattgttatctgctaaTGAAGCCAGTCGCGAAgtggtcggttttgatgtgatgggtcacaaatatcAAAAGCGAGTGAAACTTTCTTGCTTTTAGGAAGGAGGACATGCATGGAATTAGTTTTCCATCATTTCAAACGTTTCTTTTTTCCCCCCAATTATAGTGAAAAGGATGATAATATAGACGATATCcaggatgatgatggtgatattgCCATGGAAACCAGAGAagaagaaaatcaggaaggccAGAGGGAAAGTGCTGTTCAAGAATGGGCTGGAATGAATGTAGTAAGCTTAAacttttttctttgaatattctaaaaaaagtaaagaattctTTACAAATTTGCTATCTATTCATCATGAGAGCCTATATATTGATAAACATTGATTtacttttcaaatttgaaaatggtCCTAACACTTTTCAAAAATAGTGTTGTTAATTAACTTAGCCATTTAGGGAAAGAAAGAACTGCCATACTGTATTATTTGTCATCTAtataatcataggcgtagatcttgGGGaactcccccaatattttgcaaggggtggtccatacaatcacccccccatgttgacgcctgcatGCGGGATTCTAACCAAATTGACCTCTtaattggccattttagcctcaaCAGTGCCATTTTTTGAACACTTtgcacaaatttattccacttttgcaccatatttcatcaatttaccttcaatatggcaaaatttttcacgTGCTGtgcacgcatttgtaccataaacttattctgtcgccaaaaggtgttggattcacTACACTTCAAGAAGTTTTTCAAACCCattccccatgtcaaaaagaaatctacgccactgtatatATAATATACCTATAGCTCAGCACTGTCTAGACTTCTTTGGCCATTGATATTTTATAAGAATGTTCTGTGCTAGATCTCTCAATACCTATTTGAATATGTatttaaaatttcacaagaaatgTGATCGAGGACGGatataaatgttttaatattttatcattGTTACAGGAAAACCCATCACAGTTACAGGATGACTTGGAGAGTGAAAGACATGCGCTAGCCACAGAACGTCAAAGGCAAGAGAGGGTAGCTGTCTCCGTCACTGATGTCATGTATGCTGAAAGCAAGGCAAGGTGCAATTTCTCTGACACttggatattccatttaaaatccacactacccctgtggaagattttggaaatatcttccacagggggagtatgaatttcaaatggaattaaacattagcagctccatttaaaactcatTCTCCCttaggggaagattcaggttgaatctttctcagatgaaattcaaatggagctgcctaatgtgcttgttccatttgaaattcgtactccccctatggcagatatttccagaatcttccacaggggtaatgtggattttaaatggaatagcccaatttggcaAATATAATCCATATTTCGAAGTTCAATTCCTACAAGCTCTGTtgataaatttatattatatcacaaatttaaaaaaaaaatcaaaattatttgatatcagaaggacattccttgtattcagaatgcaatttgatttgtctgatgtgctctcatgtcccacaaaaaatactgtgtaaacattgctatccgttcccttaagggcagagtaatgggagagaacatggaccttttcgagcttcattatttctgaattgtatgtccaaagtatataaaactatacatttttggaaaggaaatgagtcaaggaatcccatggtgacgtcagatttgttcaaaaatctcaagttttagaaaaaatcacaaaaattcacttttttgccccaatttttttgtgacaacttagaaaaaaatccgttcggagtaaaaaaaaaattcagttagcttttcatgaagaagagacatgaacttagggaaggtttttttatttttttgaaattcgtctcttttttcgaaatattgaaaaaaaaacgtgaaaaaagccattttgtcacattattaagctaaaaattgcacataatggtgtatatttttgtttaaaacaaatattttgaaaaaatgaaataacCTTCCCTAAACTTTGATGTACTATAAAGGATAgcgcaaaaagtttaccctttgcttgcatatttttcgaaagttatcttgtcacaaaaatcgctcaatattgtcaaaagtgaactctgagaaatctaCGTTTTAgtattatgcacaaaacgtccttaaattttaaaacggtaagactttcacacttgtaaaagctgtatctggtgcatggtctaaatatgcatctttttgcaccaatgaatctataatctctgctttcagtgcgccaacattcaaaataattaaaaaatctaagtggcattttgactgcaaatttttgttttgtttacaccacatttgctggcgttaacaacataccgaatgcgccttgactgcgttgggcATACGCGCAGAGTTACGCCACGTCACGTATCGCGctcgtaatcacaatattttgcattcgcgcatttctgactcattatttcccgccaatttactaagctgtcttgagccatgtgactttttagagttgaaaagagtgaaagaaATCAAGCAAAaagacgaataaatattagcaagttgtattttatcagtttcaagtgaaagaatgcatcttagtgttgataaatatcaaaaaatctcaaattcggtcgtggacgaatgtgtcttccattactctggccttaagtgaACTGATAAATCTAATCTACGAGTCTCTCCATGGTTTGTTGAAATAGATTCTAACTAAATCCATGTTATCTCATTTTGTAAATCCTTTGATTGAATGCATATACATAGATGATGTGTTGCTACTATTGATTTGGAGGTTTTGATAAGAATATGTGATACATTGTTGTACTTTCATTTGTTTATAAAGTTTAAGAATCTTACTCATAAATCAGATGTCCACATTCAATGGGTTTTGGACTATTCTTTGGTATTTTCAAAGAATGaataatgaacaaaatcaaaattgaaaattgtcaaCATAAGGTTCATTCTTCTTAATCATGTCACATTTAACTTTTATTTCCAACTACTAATTACAGGAACTGTTGCAGTTGTTTGGTATTCCTTTCATTGTAAGTCCCCAAGAAGCCGAGGCTCAGTGTGCATACCTAGATGTCACCGGGCAAAGTAATGGTACCATTACTGATGACAGTGATGTCTGGCTCTTTGGTGGTCGCTATGTCTACAAGAATTTCTTTACAAAAGGCAAAGATGTGGAGTTCTATAGGAGCAATCACTTGGAGAAACAGCTAGGTACTGCAAAATTGGAATGTtacagcagtggcgtaactagggggcggGGCGGGCAACATGCCCTGGGCACCACCCTTAGGGGGGCACCagattgaccaattcagcatcaattgaaagaacattttagtATCAGTGGTatttagtggtaggccttatttgtcaaaATTTCGCGTGCCCCGCgctcaattgtttcaagaattgggggggggggggattatggatccttagccctgggtgccacaacccctagctacgccactgcccgcatctaagatattctcaggtgggggtaggggcgccaattttgcttcttgccccgggcgctaccaactcTAGTTACACCACTGTGTTGCAGACAGTTTCATGTCTTTCATATCATGTATTGTGTTCATGATGTGAAAGACATGAAACTATTGTTACAAAAGTCTGGTACCATCCGGTATACAAACatgtttcatacactcttagatatagcgagaaccaatcagagcaaattaGAAAACTgcgaaccatgcattgattgtgtatactaGCATATGCACAGTGCTTTCGGACGTGTTCATTTTGcttgtgggttgatgcatttatatttgcttgtattttccaatacATTTAGTGACAATtctgttataaaaatagcaaaaattgtgGGAATTTTTTCTCAggtatcacttgttgcttgagaaattgtacaaaataatgcacttgtactaagatgttgatgtgtctaatgccaTTAGCACAAATTCAATCAAACTTGAAATTTTGATGTGTGGCAcgcatcttcatcagaagaagtcttatgatgaagatgtgtgtcatacatcgaaaattcaaggttagttgaatttttgcagtaagtcagtttaaactttcaCGTATGAACATACATTTGAGTACAAattcaatgttttgttttttcatttaatttttataaaatgcccaatctttttatttatttgcagTATTGACGAGAGAGAAGCTGATCCAGCTAGCATACTTACTAGGGAGTGACTATACAGATGGGGTACAGGGTGTAGGTGCAATCACTGCCATGGAACTGCTTAGTGAATTCCCTGGGCAAGGCTTGGATGCATTGGAGAAATTCAAGTAAAGCGCAATTTTGCTTAGGGATATATATTTAGTTATTTGTTACATGCATTTATATGGTGCTCTACAATATATGTATGTGATGTGGTAAATATCAGAACAGGCCTCAAATagcttttgtttttattttggggcTACTTAAAAAAAAGCCCACATAATGTAATTGTCTGTGGCTACTTTCGGTATTTCAGGGGCTAAATACCCATATTCACCCCATTAATTTTGAGCTACAAGGAATTTTGAGCCACAAAGGAATAGTTTCCTTTTACTCAAGTTTCAGGGACTACTTTCTATTAGAAATCTCCCCCGTTATTTAATTTTCAAGGGCTAATTTGGGATATTTTTGGGAAAATGGCCCTTGTGAGCTCTGTCAGAATCAAATCACTTCCTCCAAGTGGAAGCCTTTCAATACACATCTTGTCTTTACTATATTGTAAATAT includes the following:
- the LOC140154480 gene encoding DNA excision repair protein ERCC-5-like, which translates into the protein MGVHGLWQLLESTGRPVTLESLEGKILAVDVSLWLHQAVRGMRDDQGNAATNAHLQVLFNRICKLLFYRIKPVFVFDGGVPQLKKQTMVARRQRRDMASSNLKSAVNKVLNNYMKTHALKAVVGCACELPEPPTRVPLQRGGSSKSQEPDLFELPPMPENSEEGQKDEEEPEDMWVESQQHMSEFAREEDVDVMDIDSDVFKALPLEVQHELITVKKEKGKRTSWKKIKELPKQAGDFSNYQLSKLLNKGKMTQRLDELRKEMKVRNTGAVANLLDYENNIDELHAGRIMSEDREHYVLVKNKPSDKNADKASSSGASQEASSSEKLEEELLTDTNKSTAEVKDSSTSWDVDLTEMEDSSPTAEKSKEISDAVKSFFAKNNLQVHSGANSKEQDQTDSEIHSQKLTAESKGAIRTISESESKEDDVEIISDGEVDASPPMDNVEIVDVKRGTKTRNMQSLVTTAIDLIYSEVTDSGKEGNTDMTSSGKIVSDDVIASKSQEKEQLVEEKAESDDVMSDDVMIVGEVEGTKSLKQPAKMSKPPTNMQKMAGPFPFMSSLMDKLIASALSDNLEVSEDVLSKRAMLSKENGQDGKPEIVGSGDDSGMLDNSDDSDDDFVEVPVYPVNDSPKEEAKPQTPASPVLEREVVLEPESHEHKDEKDVTADVIDLEEGDMNYEEDADEHNEVEIEEEAASEKDDNIDDIQDDDGDIAMETREEENQEGQRESAVQEWAGMNVENPSQLQDDLESERHALATERQRQERVAVSVTDVMYAESKELLQLFGIPFIVSPQEAEAQCAYLDVTGQSNGTITDDSDVWLFGGRYVYKNFFTKGKDVEFYRSNHLEKQLVLTREKLIQLAYLLGSDYTDGVQGVGAITAMELLSEFPGQGLDALEKFKDWLEKAQKQLMPPVESVIKSKLRKLTINPGFPNPHVREAYLKPVVDESKEKFTWGSPDLDLLREFASAKLGWNRSKIDEMLLPVLRKLNEKQVQSKINHYFPTEDNEPRPIKSKRLQRVLKKFHNPDAADDEVNCKRKKYESESDDDDKPMSHSRKGEQDEVRRSGRVSRKVIPSLGEKKKKKRKKEGNDADVHSAIPSENTSADHVQVIDSSNGAMEVKGKSESSTRGNTGKGERRGKGRVGVKGKGKLLAKKGGGNKGTSRSGPKLSESSSNDSD